Part of the Thermoplasmata archaeon genome, ACTGTGGTTTTCCTCGTCTCTGCCCTGACGGGGTTGCGGCCTCGGAGCGCGAGCTCCGCCGCGAGCCTCCCGATTCTCCCGAAGTCAATATCCAGAGACCTCGAGCTCATGTACTCGAACCCGGTGCTCTCCACCGCTCCCCTGAGCGAGACCTGAAGTCCTCCCGAGACAAGAGTCCCCCTTTCCACTACAGCCACGCCCCGGGAGTTGACCACAGCGGAGAGCGACCAGAGGACGTCCACCCCTCCCCCCGTGACCCTGATGTCCCTGTGGACCCGGCGGGCCTCGCCCATCATCTCCGCGCAGAGCCTCACGACATCCTCTCCTGTCAGGACCGGAACGCGATCGTCCCAGATTCCCGGGGGTCTGGGCAGGGGGGCTGGGTCGGGGAAACGGATGGCGATGCGCCTCTCGATTCTCGCGATGTCCAGCGCCCTCTCAGCGGTCCGGCGCAGGAAGCGCTCCCGGGTGCAGTAGGCGAAGCCGGGCCTCCGGCCCTTCACGACCCTGAGCGCGATGCCCGACCCGCGGCTGGAGAACGGGTAGCGGACGAAGCCGCCCTCAATGTCGACGGAGATGCCTGCAGCGCGCGTGAGGAAGGCCTCCGCCTCCTCAGCGCCCGCCGCCACGGCAACCCTCACCGCCCTCTCGCCGATTGAAACGAGCTCCTCCGCGCTCTCCAATGCCCGCTCGACGGCGCTCCGGCCGGAATTCGAATTCCGGGCCAGCGCAACCCTGGTTCGAAAGCGCCCACTTCGCAGTGCCCGAAACCCCCTGCCCGCCCCCACCTCATCCACCCCCGACCGCCACGTTCCGAATTCTGATGTGCGGGCCGCCG contains:
- a CDS encoding TldD/PmbA family protein, encoding MGAGRGFRALRSGRFRTRVALARNSNSGRSAVERALESAEELVSIGERAVRVAVAAGAEEAEAFLTRAAGISVDIEGGFVRYPFSSRGSGIALRVVKGRRPGFAYCTRERFLRRTAERALDIARIERRIAIRFPDPAPLPRPPGIWDDRVPVLTGEDVVRLCAEMMGEARRVHRDIRVTGGGVDVLWSLSAVVNSRGVAVVERGTLVSGGLQVSLRGAVESTGFEYMSSRSLDIDFGRIGRLAAELALRGRNPVRAETRKTTVLLMPEAAASLLSHITIPSLHGESVRRGESFYSGRVGERVAAQSLSIIDDGLLAGGLASSGADDEGVPSRRRALIDRGVLRGFVFDLRSAAEVGGESTGNGLRPSYRVPPVTAARNVIVEGRARHPEALISQIGDGVMVHELLGAHTASAHSGDFSVTAPVLFRIKRGELGPALKPVMLSGNLPALLTRVTGVGTDVRQVPAGLASIVTGTVGLEGVMMTA